A single Natrialba magadii ATCC 43099 DNA region contains:
- a CDS encoding M20 family metallo-hydrolase, whose product MNVRAERLRDDLLANGEFGRVDSDEGHGRTVLTGSSADRDAREYLVERMDELGLDVRIDPVGNIAGRWTPDSADPNAAPVAAGSHLDSVPRGGIFDGPLGVYAALESVRAMQLAGVEPDRPIDVVSFTEEEGGRVGTGLLGSSVASGKRSVDEALAFEDESGTTLAEHLEAIGFRGTDRLDASDWDAWFELHIEQSTTLEDAGAPVGIVTAITGLTNCGVTFVGEANHAGGQLMDGRTDALVAAAEFVEQVEHAAREVAATESSFAVATVGEIDVEPGARNVIPGEARLSVDIRDVDTAVMDELVDRARKAVARIERERELDGNLERYRTTEPAHMNERCVRALRDASEQRELKTVELPSGGGHDTMHVGRVTDVGMLFAPSRDGISHNPLEWTDWEDCAKCTQVLADALAALSGGRSA is encoded by the coding sequence ATGAATGTACGCGCAGAGCGACTTCGTGACGACCTGCTCGCGAACGGCGAGTTCGGCCGCGTCGATTCCGACGAGGGCCACGGACGAACGGTGTTGACCGGTTCGAGTGCCGACCGAGACGCCCGGGAGTATCTGGTCGAACGGATGGACGAACTGGGTCTCGATGTTCGCATCGACCCGGTCGGTAACATCGCCGGTCGGTGGACCCCGGACAGCGCGGATCCGAACGCTGCGCCGGTCGCGGCCGGCAGCCACCTGGATTCCGTTCCGCGCGGCGGCATCTTCGACGGGCCACTCGGCGTGTACGCTGCACTCGAGTCCGTCCGAGCGATGCAACTCGCCGGCGTCGAACCCGACCGACCGATCGACGTCGTCAGCTTTACCGAAGAGGAGGGAGGTCGGGTCGGGACCGGCCTCCTCGGCTCGTCGGTCGCGTCGGGCAAGCGGTCGGTAGACGAAGCGCTCGCCTTCGAAGACGAGTCGGGAACGACGCTGGCGGAACATCTGGAGGCGATTGGGTTTCGCGGTACCGATCGCCTCGATGCGAGCGACTGGGACGCCTGGTTCGAACTGCACATCGAGCAGTCGACGACGCTCGAGGACGCCGGTGCGCCGGTCGGGATCGTGACCGCGATTACGGGACTAACGAACTGCGGCGTGACGTTCGTCGGGGAGGCGAATCACGCCGGCGGGCAGCTGATGGATGGCCGAACCGATGCACTCGTCGCCGCGGCTGAATTCGTCGAACAGGTCGAACACGCCGCTCGCGAAGTCGCAGCGACTGAGAGTTCCTTTGCGGTCGCGACGGTGGGAGAGATCGACGTCGAGCCCGGCGCACGAAACGTGATTCCCGGAGAGGCGCGACTCAGCGTGGATATCCGTGACGTAGACACGGCGGTGATGGACGAACTCGTCGACCGCGCTCGAAAGGCCGTCGCTCGAATCGAACGGGAACGGGAACTCGATGGCAACCTCGAGCGCTACCGGACGACGGAGCCGGCACACATGAACGAGCGCTGCGTGCGGGCGCTTCGTGATGCGAGCGAGCAGCGGGAGCTAAAGACGGTCGAGTTGCCGTCCGGCGGCGGTCACGATACGATGCACGTCGGACGGGTGACCGATGTCGGGATGCTGTTTGCGCCCTCGCGAGACGGCATCTCCCACAATCCTCTCGAGTGGACCGACTGGGAGGACTGCGCGAAGTGTACACAGGTGCTCGCCGATGCGCTTGCCGCACTCAGCGGGGGACGGTCGGCGTAG
- a CDS encoding RNA-guided endonuclease TnpB family protein yields the protein MQSSKLTQTLSFGLDIHAGSGVDLQTGCIEARRIRNEANRLDRVGWDWGDIKSTVVDNADHVNNTSQLIVDKALGEIETYHDNKDDGWGRPYPYIDESYPMVMNHREGYRLFPEDDGTVRFRITATRGTHVKGELRGNPDHFDRLQIAFNDEEWRVGTAEVVHKHNEWRLHVTVTHETHRVASKNDADTIVGVDVNEDCIALAAMSRNGGVKQSVVFEYPSVKEQRHEFFTKRKRMQKANQTAFASTVQTEERDYVHDCLHKVSRRVVDWVSQFTNPVIVFEDLKDMRDSIDYGTRMNRRLHSLPFAALQEMVSYKAAWEGVPSDEVDPEYTSQRCPRTECQHTERANRHRKRFKCQQCEFQDHSDRKAAVCVVQNWFDEQSGNVPPLETLPRVRTVRRAASGGGGAADSHGRHSRSGVTSAEEA from the coding sequence GTGCAGTCGTCCAAACTCACCCAAACCTTATCGTTCGGACTAGACATCCATGCGGGGAGTGGGGTCGACCTGCAAACGGGCTGTATTGAGGCCCGCCGCATCCGCAACGAAGCCAATCGGCTCGACCGAGTCGGTTGGGATTGGGGCGACATTAAATCGACTGTCGTTGATAACGCCGATCACGTTAACAACACCAGCCAACTCATCGTTGACAAGGCACTCGGTGAAATCGAAACCTATCACGACAACAAAGATGACGGGTGGGGTCGACCTTACCCATACATCGACGAGTCGTACCCGATGGTGATGAACCACCGCGAAGGCTATCGCCTGTTCCCCGAAGACGACGGGACGGTTCGGTTCCGTATCACTGCCACAAGAGGCACGCACGTCAAAGGCGAACTCCGTGGCAACCCCGACCACTTCGATAGACTCCAAATCGCATTCAACGACGAAGAATGGCGGGTTGGAACCGCTGAAGTCGTTCACAAACACAATGAGTGGCGACTCCACGTCACCGTCACCCACGAGACTCATCGCGTCGCCAGCAAGAACGACGCGGACACAATTGTTGGTGTGGATGTGAACGAGGACTGTATTGCCCTTGCTGCAATGAGTCGGAACGGTGGGGTGAAGCAGTCGGTTGTGTTTGAGTATCCGTCAGTGAAAGAACAGCGACACGAGTTTTTCACCAAGCGCAAGCGGATGCAGAAAGCCAACCAGACCGCGTTTGCATCCACCGTGCAGACGGAGGAACGGGACTACGTTCACGATTGCCTGCACAAAGTGTCGCGCCGAGTAGTTGACTGGGTCTCGCAGTTCACGAATCCGGTCATTGTCTTTGAAGACCTCAAAGACATGCGAGACTCCATCGACTACGGAACGCGGATGAACCGTCGCCTCCACTCACTCCCGTTCGCTGCACTCCAAGAGATGGTGTCGTACAAGGCTGCATGGGAGGGGGTTCCGTCCGACGAGGTTGACCCCGAGTACACAAGCCAGCGGTGCCCAAGAACGGAGTGCCAGCACACAGAACGAGCGAACCGACACAGAAAGCGGTTCAAGTGCCAGCAGTGCGAGTTTCAAGACCATTCCGATAGGAAGGCGGCGGTGTGCGTTGTGCAGAATTGGTTTGACGAGCAGTCTGGAAATGTGCCGCCTCTCGAAACCCTTCCACGAGTTCGGACGGTGAGACGGGCGGCATCGGGCGGTGGTGGAGCCGCCGACTCTCACGGACGCCATTCGCGTTCGGGTGTTACCTCCGCAGAGGAGGCGTAA
- a CDS encoding N-acyl-D-amino-acid deacylase family protein, translating to MDFDVLLTNARVIDGTGAPWFRGAVGVTDDRIDAVLREETAAYDADIRIDVDGAVVCPGFVDTHSHSDLRLFGDPVLAPKIRQGVTTEILGQDGFSMAPVDREHGADEWEDHLSGLNGRLEGEWTWSSTSEYFDAIEANGVAPNVAMLVGHGTVRYRVLGMTNREPTDAELTEMRGLVTDALEAGAIGLSTGLVYTPCTYSTTEEVATLAGPLAEFGRPFVAHIRSERDGIWEALDEFVDIGARMDVPLHLSHFKLGGESQHGKTARARALVDTARDRGVDLTADQYPYTAGSTTLSYVLPPWVHADGPGQAVAYLDDSDARARIHDEITHDTLDDWENPGAYSGWENIVVTNVRTEANEHLEGLSIAAVADEFDTDPVTAAMDLLLEEELEVSIVNHLLDEDDVRDILRDDRVAVATDGLFGGKPHPRVYGTYPRVLGRYVRDENVLSLETAVRKMTSVPARAMGLQSKGVLRPGMDADLVVFDPSRVDSPATYEQPRQFPTGISQVLINGEFAVRDGDTTGSLPGTVVRKGV from the coding sequence ATGGATTTCGACGTACTACTTACGAACGCGCGCGTTATCGACGGGACGGGCGCACCGTGGTTCCGGGGCGCGGTCGGCGTCACGGACGACCGTATCGACGCAGTTCTTCGCGAGGAAACCGCCGCGTACGATGCCGACATTCGGATCGATGTCGACGGCGCGGTCGTCTGTCCGGGATTCGTCGACACGCACTCCCACTCCGATCTTCGCCTCTTCGGCGACCCCGTATTGGCGCCCAAGATCAGACAGGGAGTCACGACCGAGATACTCGGCCAGGACGGCTTTTCGATGGCCCCCGTGGACCGGGAACACGGTGCCGACGAGTGGGAAGACCACCTGAGCGGACTCAACGGCCGTCTCGAGGGGGAGTGGACCTGGTCGTCTACGTCTGAGTACTTTGATGCGATCGAAGCCAACGGCGTAGCGCCGAACGTCGCGATGCTCGTCGGGCACGGAACCGTTCGATATCGTGTGCTCGGCATGACCAATCGAGAACCGACTGATGCGGAACTGACGGAGATGCGCGGGCTGGTGACGGACGCGCTGGAGGCGGGCGCCATCGGCCTGTCGACCGGACTCGTCTACACCCCGTGTACGTACAGCACGACGGAGGAGGTTGCGACGCTCGCTGGCCCGCTCGCCGAATTCGGCCGCCCGTTCGTCGCTCATATCCGAAGCGAACGTGACGGTATCTGGGAGGCACTCGACGAGTTCGTCGACATCGGCGCTCGGATGGACGTCCCGTTGCACCTCTCGCATTTCAAACTGGGCGGCGAGTCGCAGCACGGAAAAACGGCGCGGGCACGGGCGCTAGTGGATACTGCCCGCGACCGTGGCGTCGACCTTACCGCCGATCAGTACCCCTACACCGCGGGATCGACCACGCTCTCGTACGTCCTGCCGCCGTGGGTTCACGCCGACGGTCCCGGGCAGGCGGTGGCGTACCTCGACGACAGCGACGCGCGAGCGCGCATCCACGACGAAATCACACACGACACACTCGACGACTGGGAGAACCCCGGTGCGTATTCCGGCTGGGAGAACATCGTCGTGACGAACGTTCGAACCGAAGCGAACGAACACCTCGAGGGGCTGTCCATCGCTGCGGTCGCAGACGAGTTCGACACGGATCCCGTGACGGCGGCGATGGATCTGCTGCTCGAGGAAGAACTCGAGGTGAGCATCGTCAATCACTTGCTCGACGAGGACGACGTCCGGGACATCCTCCGTGACGACCGGGTCGCCGTCGCGACGGACGGCTTATTTGGCGGGAAACCCCATCCGCGGGTCTACGGAACCTACCCCCGCGTGCTCGGACGGTACGTTCGCGACGAAAACGTGCTTTCGCTGGAGACGGCGGTGCGCAAGATGACATCGGTTCCGGCTCGAGCGATGGGGCTTCAATCGAAAGGCGTCCTTCGTCCGGGCATGGACGCCGACCTTGTCGTATTCGATCCGAGCCGAGTCGACTCGCCGGCGACCTACGAGCAGCCCAGACAGTTCCCGACGGGCATCAGTCAGGTGCTGATCAACGGCGAGTTCGCCGTCCGCGACGGTGACACCACCGGGTCGCTTCCGGGCACCGTCGTCCGAAAGGGCGTCTGA